Proteins found in one Magnolia sinica isolate HGM2019 chromosome 5, MsV1, whole genome shotgun sequence genomic segment:
- the LOC131246309 gene encoding uncharacterized protein LOC131246309, with product MTVFGHSGGGFLTGKQVFPVDYESDVSHRLVEASHCGDLKSALECIADPFVDVNCVGAVCLRSRKAEVLLHDESADEVRVVYEEFKTDVSPLFLAVHAGNLTLVRKLLSVGADVNQKLFRGFATTAAVREDLLEILEILLKAGASQPACEEALLEASCHGRARLAELLMGSDMIRHHVAVHALVTASCRGFVDVVHALIKCGVNADATDRMLLRSSKPSLHTNTDCTALISAIVSRQVSVVRQLLQAGVRTDTKVSLGAWSWDTASGEEFRVGAGLAEPYSVTWCAVEYFEASGYILRMLLQHHSPNALHFGRTLIHHAILCANAGALAVLLECGADAEFPVKTTRKTEFRPIHMAARLGLTTILQSLISAGCNLDSRTESGDTAMMLCARYRRDDCLRLLAAAGADFGLVNLTGQSVGSIAGSNKWALGFQQSVLDVVRAGKIIHSSNESVFSPLMFVSRSGNVEALTALLEWPGINLDEQDENGISPVMVAAMEGHVEAFRLLVFAGADVRLCNRSGETAISLSEMNNNRDLFEKVMLEFALEKGNRGAGGFYALHCAARRGDAAAVRLLTSRGYDVNIPDGDGYTPLMLAAREGHGSLCELLISCGALCEIKTARGETALSLARKNCSINSDAERVILDELARKLVLSGGRVLKHTKCGKGAPHRKEMRMVGAAGVLRWGKSSRRNVMCREAEVGPSSAFQKNRWKKGDAHEPGVFRVVTTKNREFHFVCEGGVEMAELWVRGIKLVTREIFGKGKKC from the exons ATGACGGTCTTCGGGCACTCCGGGGGCGGATTCCTCACCGGGAAGCAAGTTTTTCCGGTGGATTACGAGTCGGATGTCTCGCACCGGCTCGTGGAAGCGTCGCATTGCGGCGATCTGAAGTCGGCTTTGGAATGCATCGCCGATCCGTTCGTGGACGTAAACTGCGTCGGCGCCGTGTGCCTTAGGTCGAGGAAGGCGGAGGTGTTGCTGCACGACGAGTCGGCCGATGAAGTCCGGGTCGTGTATGAGGAGTTCAAGACCGACGTTTCGCCGCTCTTCCTCGCTGTTCACGCCGGAAATCTGACGCTCGTACGGAAACTCCTG AGTGTCGGTGCAGACGTCAATCAGAAGCTTTTCAGAGGATTCGCGACGACGGCAGCGGTGAGGGAGGATCTCCTCGAGATCTTGGAGATCCTCCTCAAGGCAGGTGCATCACAGCCAGCCTGCGAAGAAGCTTTGTTGGAGGCGAGCTGTCATGGCCGTGCGAGGCTTGCCGAGCTGTTGATGGGATCTGACATGATCAGGCACCATGTTGCTGTGCACGCGCTCGTGACGGCTAGCTGTAGAGGGTTCGTCGATGTGGTCCATGCGCTCATTAAG TGTGGGGTGAATGCGGATGCCACGGACCGCATGCTGCTCCGTTCATCAAAGCCGTCCCTACACACGAATACGGACTGCACGGCACTCATCTCAGCAATTGTAAGCAGGCAGGTCTCTGTGGTGCGGCAGTTATTACAG GCTGGTGTAAGAACGGACACCAAAGTCAGTCTGGGAGCCTGGTCATGGGACACTGCTTCAGGTGAAGAATTCCGGGTGGGTGCAGGACTTGCAGAGCCCTATAGCGTCACCTGGTGTGCAGTAGAATACTTTGAAGCCTCCGGCTATATCCTGCGCATGCTCCTGCAGCACCATTCACCCAATGCACTGCACTTCGGAAGGACCCTCATCCACCATGCCATCCTCTGTGCTAATGCTGGAGCGCTCGCCGTCCTGTTGGAATGTGGTGCTGATGCCGAGTTCCCAGTTAAGACAACTAGAAAAACTGAGTTCCGGCCGATACACATGGCTGCCCGCCTTGGATTGACCACCATCCTCCAGTCCCTGATCAGTGCTGGCTGCAACCTTGATTCTCGAACTGAATCTGGTGACACAGCCATGATGCTCTGTGCTAGATACAGGCGAGATGACTGCCTCCGTCTTCTCGCCGCAGCTGGTGCTGATTTTGGTCTGGTTAACTTGACCGGCCAGTCTGTTGGGTCGATTGCCGGATCAAACAAATGGGCTCTTGGATTCCAGCAATCGGTTCTTGATGTTGTTCGTGCTGGCAAGATCATCCATTCAAGCAATGAATCTGTCTTCTCGCCGTTGATGTTCGTGTCTCGTTCAGGAAATGTTGAGGCTCTGACAGCGCTTCTTGAGTGGCCAGGGATAAACCTTGATGAGCAAGACGAGAATGGAATCTCGCCAGTCATGGTTGCTGCGATGGAGGGCCATGTCGAAGCCTTCCGCTTGCTGGTTTTTGCAGGTGCCGACGTAAGGCTTTGCAACAGATCTGGTGAGACAGCCATCTCGCTGTCTGAAATGAACAACAACCGTGATCTCTTCGAGAAGGTGATGCTTGAATTTGCCCTTGAAAAGGGCAACCGTGGTGCTGGAGGATTCTATGCATTGCACTGCGCAGCCCGACGGGGAGATGCAGCAGCAGTGCGACTGTTGACGAGCCGGGGCTACGACGTCAACATCCCTGACGGAGATGGGTACACCCCACTCATGTTAGCAGCAAGGGAAGGCCATGGGTCCCTCTGCGAGCTGTTGATTTCATGTGGGGCCCTGTGTGAGATCAAAACTGCAAGAGGTGAGACAGCGCTCTCGCTTGCCAGGAAGAACTGCAGCATCAACAGCGATGCAGAGCGTGTGATATTGGACGAGTTAGCTCGGAAGCTGGTGTTGAGTGGTGGTCGAGTATTGAAGCACACTAAGTGCGGAAAGGGAGCACCGCACAGGAAGGAGATGAGGATGGTGGGGGCTGCAGGGGTGTTGCGGTGGGGGAAATCCAGTAGGAGGAACGTGATGTGCAGGGAGGCGGAGGTGGGACCGAGTTCGGCATTCCAGAAGAACCGATGGAAGAAAGGGGACGCGCACGAGCCGGGGGTGTTCCGGGTTGTGACGACAAAGAACAGGGAGTTTCATTTCGTTTGCGAGGGAGGGGTGGAAATGGCAGAGCTGTGGGTGAGGGGGATTAAGCTGGTCACAAGAGAGATTTTTGGGAAGGGAAAAAAATGTTAA